Below is a genomic region from Methylobacterium sp. FF17.
AGCCGGGCGGGCTCACCATCACCATCAACGACGGGGGCGCCCGCCCCGACACCGTCTCCCTGCGCCTCGCCCAGGGCGCCCGCCTGATGGAGGCACCGTGATGGACTGGAAGCCGGTCGCCCTGACCACGTCGCCCCTCGACCAGAGCTGGTACGAGGCCAGCGCCCGCGCGCGCCTCGCCGGCCTCCTCGACGCGGAGACGTTCCACGAATTCATCGGCCCCGAGCAGCGGATGATGAGCCCGCACCTGCCGCTGTTCGACCTGCCGCGCGCCTTCGACGACGGCATGATCGTCGGGCGCGGCCGCCTCGACGGCCAGGACGTGCTCGTCGCCGCGCAGGAGGGCCGCTTCATGGGCGGCGCCTTCGGCGAGATCCACGGTGCCAAGCTCGTCGGCCTGCTGCGGGCGGCCCTCGTGGTGAAGCCGGCGGCCGTGCTGATCCTGTTCGACACCGGCGGCGTGCGCCTGCAGGAGGCCAATGCCGGCGAGACCGCCATCGCGGAGATCATGCGGGCGATCACGCACGTGCGCGCCGCCGGCATTCCGGTGATCGGGCTGATCGGGGGCCGGGCCGGCTGCTACGGCGGCGGCGGGCTCATCGCCGGCACCTGCGCGCGCCTCGTCATCTCCGAGGGCGGGCGCCTCAGCGTCTCCGGGCCCGAGGTGATCGAGACCAACCGGGGTGCCGAGGAGTTCGATTCCCGCGACCGGGCGCTGGTCTGGCGCACCATGGGCGGCAAGCACCGGCGCCTCCTCGGCGCGGCGGATGCCTTCGCGGACGACACGATCGGGGCCTTTCGCGCGGCCGCGTGTGCGGCGATCCCGGCGGCCCCGGCCTTCGACCTCGCCACCCTGGAGGCCGAGCAGGCGCGGCTCGAATCCCGCCTCGACCGCTTCGGCGACGCCCGGGACGCCACCGAGATCTGGGGCCGCCTCGGGATCAACGACCCCGCCGCGGTGCCGGGCCTGACCACGGGGGCCTTCGACGCCCTGCTCGCCGGCCTGCCGGAGGCTCCTCATGACGCTCGCTGAG
It encodes:
- a CDS encoding biotin-independent malonate decarboxylase subunit beta translates to MDWKPVALTTSPLDQSWYEASARARLAGLLDAETFHEFIGPEQRMMSPHLPLFDLPRAFDDGMIVGRGRLDGQDVLVAAQEGRFMGGAFGEIHGAKLVGLLRAALVVKPAAVLILFDTGGVRLQEANAGETAIAEIMRAITHVRAAGIPVIGLIGGRAGCYGGGGLIAGTCARLVISEGGRLSVSGPEVIETNRGAEEFDSRDRALVWRTMGGKHRRLLGAADAFADDTIGAFRAAACAAIPAAPAFDLATLEAEQARLESRLDRFGDARDATEIWGRLGINDPAAVPGLTTGAFDALLAGLPEAPHDAR